The Humulus lupulus chromosome 3, drHumLupu1.1, whole genome shotgun sequence genome window below encodes:
- the LOC133821868 gene encoding uncharacterized protein LOC133821868, with amino-acid sequence MPHRARPMTALLVFTGVNAVLVSSIESVYDFVCFLPYWERRRERRCLERESALRKNSGLK; translated from the exons ATGCCACATAGAGCACGACCTATGACAGCACTTTTGGTGTTCACTGGAGTCAATGCTGTACTAGTTTCATCCATTGAATCCGTCTATGACTTTGTTTGCTTTCTGCCATATTGGGAAAGAAGG AGGGAAAGGCGTTGTCTAGAGCGTGAATCTGCTTTACGGAAGAATTCTGGATTAAAATAG